In candidate division WOR-3 bacterium, one genomic interval encodes:
- a CDS encoding S1C family serine protease, whose protein sequence is MKKFILTLIFINLLNSQNLKKIEDEIIEFYKKISPSIFELKFKNLWSTGFSFEKNRIITILPEVEEGESIYFYDIEGNEYKGEIEGWDEATHIALIKTKENLKVPEFSKFEHNFPKLAISFSIKGKGNFLLLTVYDEKKGKIFIEGDIPPSFSGAPILNTEGKIIGILRGKRVSFEIFESIDIEELKEKHPFIIYPESKHSDFPYKTIGYTYDYILKRVNIIKEKGKVYEGFLGILIDYKEDEGIYIKRILEDSPAEEAGLREGDIILSYAGNEYKDLKDFVDDVKNTTPGSEVKIEIKRNDKIKTIKVKIGKREKSYKIKLKEKFKDLFKEWFEE, encoded by the coding sequence TTGAAAAAATTTATTTTAACTTTAATTTTCATAAATCTTTTAAACTCACAGAATCTTAAAAAAATTGAAGATGAAATAATTGAATTCTATAAAAAAATTTCACCTTCAATTTTTGAATTAAAATTTAAAAATCTCTGGAGCACAGGATTTTCTTTTGAAAAAAATAGAATAATTACAATTTTACCAGAAGTAGAAGAAGGTGAAAGTATATATTTTTACGATATAGAGGGAAATGAATATAAAGGAGAAATTGAGGGATGGGATGAAGCAACTCATATTGCCCTTATAAAAACCAAGGAAAATCTGAAAGTTCCAGAATTTTCAAAATTCGAGCATAATTTTCCGAAACTTGCAATTTCTTTCTCTATAAAGGGAAAAGGAAATTTCTTACTACTCACTGTATACGATGAAAAAAAAGGAAAAATCTTCATAGAAGGTGATATTCCACCCTCTTTTTCTGGAGCTCCAATTTTAAATACAGAAGGAAAAATAATTGGAATTTTAAGAGGAAAAAGAGTTTCTTTTGAGATTTTTGAAAGTATAGATATTGAAGAATTAAAAGAAAAACATCCATTTATCATTTACCCTGAATCAAAACATTCTGATTTTCCTTACAAAACAATAGGTTATACCTATGATTATATATTAAAAAGAGTTAATATAATAAAAGAAAAGGGCAAAGTTTATGAAGGTTTTCTTGGCATCTTGATAGATTATAAAGAAGACGAAGGAATTTATATTAAAAGAATTCTTGAAGATTCACCTGCTGAGGAAGCAGGATTAAGGGAAGGTGATATTATTTTAAGCTACGCTGGAAATGAATATAAGGATTTAAAAGATTTTGTTGATGATGTAAAAAATACAACACCAGGAAGTGAAGTAAAAATTGAAATAAAAAGAAATGATAAAATCAAAACTATTAAGGTAAAAATAGGAAAAAGAGAAAAAAGTTATAAAATCAAATTAAAAGAAAAATTCAAAGATTTATTCAAGGAATGGTTTGAAGAATAG
- a CDS encoding carbohydrate ABC transporter permease, whose protein sequence is MRRYILLFLFSILYIFPFYYMILVALRPEVLSFSMNILPKNLTLENFERIFKYHSFGRYFLNSLIVSFSGAFFSTLFAFLCAYAFAKEDFPLKNFLYNIFVSTLLVPGILFMIPQFLIVVYLGWLNTFWGLVVPHLANVFGFIFLTEYIKKIPDDLIHSALIDGASKFLIIFKIIFPLSLPMLLTIFLLSFQFHWNNFLWQLLVTTKSNMFTIPVGLASLSSMYQEYYGAKMSGATLSILPIVILFLIFQRYFIQGIIRGGLKF, encoded by the coding sequence ATGAGAAGATATATATTACTTTTTCTTTTTTCAATTCTTTATATTTTCCCCTTTTATTATATGATTCTTGTTGCATTAAGACCTGAGGTTCTTTCATTTTCTATGAACATTTTACCTAAGAATTTAACCTTGGAAAATTTTGAAAGGATTTTCAAGTATCATTCTTTCGGGAGATATTTTTTAAACAGTTTAATTGTCTCTTTTTCAGGAGCCTTTTTTTCAACTCTCTTTGCCTTTTTATGTGCATATGCTTTTGCCAAGGAGGATTTTCCGTTAAAGAATTTCCTTTATAACATATTTGTTTCCACTCTTTTAGTTCCAGGTATTCTTTTTATGATTCCTCAATTTTTAATTGTTGTTTATTTAGGATGGCTAAATACCTTCTGGGGGCTCGTTGTTCCCCATCTTGCCAATGTTTTTGGTTTTATCTTTTTAACTGAATACATAAAAAAAATTCCCGATGATTTAATACATTCTGCTTTGATTGATGGTGCTTCAAAATTTTTGATTATTTTTAAAATTATTTTTCCACTTTCTTTACCTATGCTATTGACAATTTTCTTATTATCTTTTCAATTTCACTGGAACAATTTCCTATGGCAACTTCTTGTAACAACAAAAAGTAATATGTTTACAATTCCTGTTGGTCTTGCCAGCTTAAGTTCTATGTATCAGGAATATTATGGTGCAAAAATGTCAGGAGCAACTCTTTCCATATTACCAATTGTTATTTTATTTTTAATCTTTCAGAGATATTTTATTCAGGGTATAATAAGGGGAGGATTAAAATTTTAA